From the genome of Clostridium sp. BNL1100, one region includes:
- a CDS encoding CPBP family intramembrane glutamic endopeptidase: MKRYLKMTGYIVLYLILLYAVLRGVQWVVFNICSKNKALNDFLWSNKTLFSFSISIITISLYSLILKLRNKNLFKICSFTKISPKNVLGIALMGISMCLFTTCFTSINFIGKTFPQFGEYMDSFFQTKGSFLIFIIMLMVLPMFEEIIFRGVIFNELRSNIPIVAAVLIQALIYGLLQLNPVLGTYAAIGSVIYVLPYIWTKSLWGSILVQDSCILGLFIFRKTGIKDILAGTGNVGLILLTLVGIAGILAAGYFVRKNSVKEKLKGGFYVGF; encoded by the coding sequence ATGAAAAGATATCTCAAAATGACAGGTTATATAGTGTTATATTTAATATTGCTTTATGCAGTACTAAGAGGAGTCCAATGGGTAGTGTTCAACATTTGCTCGAAGAATAAGGCTCTTAATGATTTCCTGTGGAGTAACAAAACTCTCTTTAGTTTTTCAATATCCATAATTACAATTTCTTTGTATTCTTTAATTTTAAAACTTCGAAACAAAAATCTTTTTAAGATATGCAGTTTCACTAAAATAAGTCCAAAGAACGTACTTGGTATAGCTTTAATGGGTATTTCAATGTGCTTATTTACAACATGCTTTACATCTATAAATTTTATCGGTAAAACCTTTCCGCAGTTCGGAGAATACATGGATAGTTTCTTCCAGACAAAAGGAAGTTTTTTGATTTTTATAATTATGCTTATGGTTCTTCCTATGTTTGAAGAAATCATTTTCAGAGGAGTTATATTCAACGAGTTAAGGTCAAATATACCAATTGTTGCTGCTGTACTGATTCAGGCCTTAATATACGGTTTGCTGCAATTAAATCCGGTTTTGGGAACTTACGCTGCAATAGGTTCAGTTATATATGTACTTCCTTACATATGGACCAAATCCCTTTGGGGCTCCATTCTTGTTCAGGATTCATGTATACTGGGACTCTTTATCTTTAGAAAAACAGGTATTAAGGATATATTAGCAGGAACAGGGAACGTGGGATTGATTCTTCTTACATTAGTAGGAATAGCAGGTATTCTTGCAGCCGGGTACTTCGTTCGGAAAAACTCTGTTAAAGAAAAACTAAAGGGTGGATTCTATGTTGGATTTTAA
- a CDS encoding condensation domain-containing protein — protein MLDFNLIEYDEGMDEIEEISSKDIAVIGMSAHLPQASDLDEFWDNMRNGIDCVTEFPNSRRADADRYLRFKNMYVNDVKYRDGAYLEEIDKFDYKFFNISPKEAALMDPNQRLFLQTAWEAIEDSGYGSRKIEGSETGVYVGYVSGLEYKQFISEVEPSSSVASIPGNLTSVIAGRLSYILDLKGPSVMVDTACSSSLVAVHMACTGIRNGDCEMAIAGSVKLSFLPVQTGDKFGIESGDSRTRAFDDSSDGTGMGEGVIAILLKPLSKAVRDGDRVYGVIKGSAVNQDGRSIGLTAPNAVAQEKVILKAWKDAGINPETISYIETHGTGTKLGDPIEIDGITRAFRNYTQKNQFCAIGALKTNIGHLDNASGIAGLVRAILAMDNKEIPPILHFNKPNSKINFETSPVYINKELTPWETEGFARRCGVSAFGLSGTNCHVVLEEPPAIEYEQEIESEKIKVFTISAKSLDALRILIQKYLKLTEKWDKQKLEDICYTALTGRGHYEYRVAIVIRSKDDFKDKIRELSKMDIAKESGERFFYGQCHKLNNQIDASTNTMLIEFVEGSCVNEDLINEILKLYVKGANIQWEEMYRKESRKKAAIPVYPFEKRRCWIEIPEVSKETVVSVKQIEEEKSSTDIKLTGSENGEYTQTQILLGQIWGTVLGYKEIDINEDFYELGGDSIIAANIANRTAKQIDASLSVADILAFTTIQELSDYIDKELKKQISTPKISKFIEPVEEKDYYPASSAQKRLYVLGQLKGIETCYNMPGVMIIEGKLNKARFEDAFKTLVQRHETLKTSFQTVNCEIVQVVHKDTQFNVKYSELDDFTGTEEEIVRGLMHSFVKPFDLETAPLLRVEIVKIDENRHIMMFDMHHIISDGTSMAILVKEIIDLYDGRQLPELRIQYKDFADWQNRLLQSQEIKKQEEYWVKRFEGEIPLLQMPTDYSRPNAKSFEGDRYNFVLGEELTSAVNRLAKESGTTLYMVLMAAYNILLSKYSGQTDIIVGSPIAGRQNADLENIIGMFVNALPIRNLIEYDKSFIEFLYNVRDTSLRAYENQDYQFEMLVEKLNLQVKPGRNPIFDVAFVLQNMKMPQMSVKGLNFKPYMDDSKSSKADFTLMATEEGETISYVFEYCTKLFKPETIERLSKDFIKIIKIVTDNRQIKIKDIELLEKDEENKFASIIKNMGDVFNKLIDEDFGDI, from the coding sequence ATGTTGGATTTTAATTTGATTGAGTATGACGAGGGTATGGATGAAATTGAAGAAATTTCTTCAAAAGATATAGCTGTAATAGGAATGTCTGCGCACCTTCCCCAAGCTTCCGATTTGGATGAATTCTGGGACAATATGCGAAATGGTATTGATTGTGTTACCGAATTTCCTAATTCCAGAAGGGCTGATGCAGACAGGTATTTAAGATTTAAGAATATGTATGTAAACGATGTTAAATACCGAGATGGAGCCTATCTTGAGGAAATAGATAAATTTGATTACAAGTTTTTTAATATTTCACCTAAAGAGGCTGCTCTCATGGACCCCAATCAAAGGTTGTTCCTTCAGACAGCTTGGGAAGCAATTGAGGATTCAGGATACGGTAGCAGAAAAATTGAGGGAAGTGAAACCGGAGTTTACGTGGGATATGTTTCAGGTCTTGAATATAAGCAGTTTATTTCAGAGGTAGAGCCTTCATCGTCAGTAGCTTCAATTCCGGGCAACCTTACTTCGGTAATAGCAGGCAGATTATCATATATTCTGGATCTAAAAGGGCCAAGCGTGATGGTGGATACTGCATGCTCGTCATCACTTGTGGCGGTACACATGGCATGTACGGGGATTAGAAACGGAGACTGCGAAATGGCAATCGCAGGGAGTGTTAAGCTCAGCTTTTTGCCTGTACAGACAGGTGACAAATTCGGCATAGAATCGGGGGATAGCAGAACAAGAGCTTTTGATGACAGCTCAGACGGCACTGGCATGGGAGAAGGAGTAATAGCCATTTTGCTGAAGCCTTTAAGTAAAGCTGTAAGGGACGGAGACAGAGTTTATGGGGTTATAAAAGGAAGTGCTGTAAATCAAGATGGAAGGTCTATAGGGCTTACTGCACCAAATGCGGTCGCACAGGAGAAAGTAATATTAAAAGCGTGGAAAGATGCCGGAATCAATCCTGAGACAATTTCATACATAGAAACTCACGGCACAGGTACCAAGCTCGGAGATCCAATTGAAATAGACGGGATAACCAGAGCATTTCGAAATTATACCCAGAAAAATCAATTCTGCGCTATCGGAGCTCTTAAAACCAATATAGGCCATTTGGATAATGCATCAGGAATAGCCGGCTTGGTAAGGGCAATATTGGCAATGGATAATAAAGAAATACCTCCAATACTTCACTTTAACAAGCCCAACAGTAAAATTAATTTTGAAACTTCTCCCGTCTATATAAATAAGGAGCTTACACCATGGGAAACAGAAGGCTTTGCAAGAAGATGCGGAGTAAGCGCCTTTGGCCTTAGTGGCACAAATTGTCATGTAGTCCTGGAAGAACCTCCAGCCATTGAATATGAACAGGAAATTGAAAGTGAGAAAATTAAGGTTTTTACCATTTCTGCCAAAAGTTTAGATGCACTAAGGATATTAATACAAAAGTACTTAAAACTTACTGAGAAATGGGATAAGCAAAAACTTGAAGACATTTGCTATACAGCTCTTACGGGTAGAGGACACTATGAATACAGAGTAGCTATAGTAATCAGAAGTAAGGATGATTTTAAAGACAAAATCCGAGAGCTGTCAAAAATGGATATAGCTAAAGAAAGTGGAGAACGGTTCTTCTATGGCCAATGTCATAAGTTAAATAATCAGATTGACGCAAGCACTAACACGATGCTTATAGAGTTTGTGGAAGGTTCATGTGTAAACGAAGATTTAATTAATGAGATTCTCAAACTTTATGTAAAAGGTGCCAACATTCAGTGGGAGGAAATGTACAGAAAAGAAAGCAGGAAAAAGGCTGCTATCCCAGTATATCCTTTTGAGAAAAGAAGATGCTGGATTGAAATACCGGAGGTTTCAAAGGAGACGGTTGTATCAGTTAAACAAATAGAAGAAGAAAAATCTTCTACGGACATAAAGCTCACAGGCAGTGAAAATGGAGAATACACACAGACTCAAATACTTTTGGGCCAGATTTGGGGAACTGTATTAGGATATAAGGAAATTGATATTAACGAAGATTTTTACGAGCTTGGAGGAGACTCTATAATAGCCGCAAATATTGCAAACAGGACAGCTAAACAAATTGATGCTTCATTGAGTGTGGCGGATATTTTAGCATTTACCACTATACAAGAGCTTTCTGACTATATTGACAAGGAGTTGAAGAAACAGATTTCCACTCCTAAAATCAGTAAATTTATAGAGCCTGTGGAGGAAAAAGATTATTATCCGGCTTCATCAGCACAAAAAAGGCTTTATGTACTGGGACAGTTAAAAGGCATCGAAACCTGCTACAATATGCCTGGAGTTATGATAATAGAGGGAAAGTTGAATAAAGCAAGGTTTGAAGATGCTTTTAAAACGCTTGTGCAAAGGCATGAAACTCTAAAAACTTCTTTTCAAACAGTTAACTGTGAAATTGTTCAGGTAGTACACAAAGACACTCAATTTAACGTTAAGTACTCAGAGTTGGATGATTTTACAGGAACAGAAGAAGAAATTGTACGAGGCCTCATGCATTCCTTTGTAAAGCCATTTGACTTGGAAACAGCTCCCCTTTTAAGGGTTGAAATTGTAAAGATAGATGAAAACAGGCATATTATGATGTTTGACATGCACCATATAATATCCGACGGGACCTCAATGGCTATTTTAGTAAAGGAAATTATTGATTTATATGATGGCAGGCAGCTGCCGGAATTGAGAATACAGTACAAGGACTTTGCTGATTGGCAGAATAGGCTTCTCCAATCTCAGGAAATTAAAAAGCAGGAAGAATATTGGGTTAAAAGGTTTGAAGGAGAAATTCCGCTCCTTCAAATGCCTACTGATTATAGCCGACCAAATGCTAAAAGCTTTGAAGGGGACAGATACAATTTTGTGTTGGGCGAGGAGCTTACAAGTGCGGTTAACAGATTGGCCAAGGAGTCAGGAACTACCCTTTATATGGTACTGATGGCAGCATATAATATTCTTCTTTCAAAGTATTCCGGCCAGACCGACATAATTGTTGGTTCTCCGATAGCAGGCAGACAAAATGCAGACCTTGAAAACATAATCGGTATGTTTGTAAATGCTCTTCCTATTAGAAACCTTATTGAATATGACAAATCTTTCATAGAGTTTTTATATAACGTAAGAGATACTTCACTCAGGGCTTATGAGAATCAAGACTACCAATTTGAAATGCTGGTGGAAAAGCTCAACTTACAGGTAAAGCCGGGACGTAATCCTATATTTGATGTGGCATTTGTGCTGCAAAATATGAAGATGCCGCAGATGAGCGTAAAAGGCCTGAATTTTAAACCTTACATGGATGATTCAAAATCATCAAAAGCAGATTTTACCCTAATGGCTACGGAAGAAGGGGAAACAATATCCTATGTTTTTGAGTACTGTACTAAATTATTTAAGCCTGAGACAATAGAGCGTTTGTCCAAGGACTTTATAAAAATAATTAAAATCGTTACAGATAACAGGCAAATCAAAATAAAGGATATAGAACTGCTTGAAAAAGATGAGGAAAACAAGTTTGCCTCTATTATTAAAAATATGGGGGATGTATTTAATAAGCTTATAGACGAAGATTTTGGAGATATTTAA